The region CCAGGATAACGAAACGTCGTGGCTCGACTGGGATCGCGCGCAATTGCCCGAAGGCCGCCAGATGACGGAGTTCGTCGCGCGCGTGATCGCGTTGCGCAAACAGCATCCGTTGCTGCGCGAAACGCGCTTTCTGTTCGGCGACCGGGAAGTGTTGCCGGGTCTGTTCGACGTCGGCTGGTTCGACGAACACGGCGATCCGCTCACCATCGAAGCCTGGCAAGACCCGGAGGGCCGCGCGTTCACGCTGCGGCGCGCCGGTCCCGGCTCGAACGGCGAAACCGAAGTATTGTTGATGATGCTCAACGCGAATGCGGACACGCTGCGTTTTACTCCGCCCGCACCGCACCTGGAATGGCACGTGCTGCTAGACACTGCCGACCCGGAAGGCGCGCCCTACCGGTTGGTGTCCTCCGAGCTCGACGTGGCCGCGCACGGCCTCGTGATGCTAGCGGCGCAACCGGTCGGCGAAGCGGACTGGCAGGCCGGCTGGAAAGCGGGCGCGCAGCATGGCCCCCGATTGTTGACGGCGTTGCCGCCCGATCCGGGCGCGCGTCCGCCGGGTCGCGATACGTCGCCGACCACGTAGACGACGTGACCGGCGGCGGCGCGCGCGAGTCATGGCGGGTCACGCGTCACGCGTTACGAGTTGCGAACGCCTCGGCAGCTTAATTCGAATGGTGAAGAGTCATGTCCGAAAGTCCGATTGATCCGCACGCGCATCATCACGCGCACTGTCTGCCGTTCGGCGCGCAACTGCTGGGCGCCGCGGGCGCCAAACCGCGCACGCGGTTCCGCTTCTGGGCGCCGTCGTGCCGGCACGTGCACGTCGACATCGAAAACGGCCCCGCGCAAGGCGCGCATGCAATGACGTCCACCGGCAACGGCTGGTTCGAAGCGGCGGTGGAGACCGGCGCGGGCACGCTGTACCGCTTCCGGCTCGACGAAGAACATCTCGTGCCCGATCCCGCATCGCGCTTTCAGCCGCAAGACGTACATGGCCCGAGCGAGGTGATCGATCCGCGCGCGTATCGCTGGGAGCACGCACACTGGCATGGCAGGCCGTGGGAAGAGACGGTGCTGTACGAATTGCACGTCGGCGCGATGGGCGGCTATGCGGGCGTGCAGCAGCGCTTGCCCGCGCTCGCGGCGCTCGGCGTCACCGCGATCGAGTTGATGCCGTTGAACGATTTTCCCGGCAAGCACAATTGGGGCTACGACGGCGTGCTGCCGTACGCGCCCGATTCGGCGTACGGCCGCCCCGAGGACCTGAAGGCGCTGGTCGATGCCGCGCACGGTCTCGGCCTGATGGTGTTTCTCGACGTGGTCTACAACCATTTCGGTCCGGACGGCAACTATCTGCACCAGTACGCGCGCTCGTTTTTCCGCGAAGGGACGCATACGCCCTGGGGGCCGGCCATCGATTTCGAGCGCAGCGAGGTCAGCGATTTCTTCACGGACAACGCGGCTTACTGGATCAACGAATACCGGTTCGACGGATTGCGTTTCGATGCCGTCCACGCGATCGACAACCACGCGTGGCTGCGCGAATTGTCCGACCATATCCGCGCGAAGGTGCAGCATGGCCGGCATGTTCATCTCGTGCTGGAAAACGAGCACAACAGCGCGAATCTGCTGGAAGCGCATTTCGACGCGCAATGGAACGACGACGCGCACAACACGCTGCACGTGCTGCTGACCGGCGAAACGGAAGGCTATTACCACGCGTATGAAGACCAGCCGATCCGCCGTCTCGCGCGCGTGCTGTCGGAAGGTTTCGCGTATCAGGGCGATCCGTCGCCCATTCACGACGGCAAACCGCGTGGCGAAGCGAGCGGACATTTGCCGCCGACGTCGTTCGTGATGTTTCTGCAGAATCACGATCAGATCGGCAATCGCGCATTCGGCGAGCGTCTGCGCAAGCTGACTTCCGACGACGCACTGCGCGCCGCCACCGGTCTGCTGCTGTTGTCGCCGCAAATTCCGCTGCTGTTCATGGACGAGGAATACGGCTCGACGCAGCCGTTCCTGTTTTTCACCGACTACACCGGCGATCTCGCCGACGCGGTGCGCGAAGGACGCCGCCGCGAATTCGCGCGCTTCTCCGCGTTCAGCGACGAAAAGCGCCGCGCGCAGATTCCCGATCCGAACGACGTGCAGACGTTCGCGGCTTCGTCGCCGCCGACACTGTCCGTGCAGGCGGCCTCTCACGCATCGCCGTCGGCACAGGAAAACGACGAAGCGCGTGACCGGCTCGACTGGTTGCACTTCTATCAATCCGCGCTGGCGGTGCGCGCGAAGCTGATCACGCCGCGCCTGAAGCACGGCAAGGCCTGCGGCGCGACCGTGCTGAGCGGCGCCGATGGCCACGACGCGAATGCGTTGATCGCGCGCTGGAAGCTCGCCGACGGCGAGACGCTGTCGATCGCGTTGAATCTCTCGAAAGCGAGCGTCGCGTTCGCCGACGTGCCTGCCGGCAAGGTGATCTTTGAAACGCCGCCACGCGTGCGCGAACAGGTCGGCGCCGGCACGTTGCCGTCGAACGCGTTCGTCGCGTGGGTGACGGGCGACGTCCACGAGTATGCGACGCGACACGATGCCCGCATCGCCAGCCAACAGGAGCGCCACGCGTGAGCACTCGACGCAACGATACGATCGTCACCCTCGCCA is a window of Paraburkholderia sp. D15 DNA encoding:
- the treZ gene encoding malto-oligosyltrehalose trehalohydrolase, coding for MSESPIDPHAHHHAHCLPFGAQLLGAAGAKPRTRFRFWAPSCRHVHVDIENGPAQGAHAMTSTGNGWFEAAVETGAGTLYRFRLDEEHLVPDPASRFQPQDVHGPSEVIDPRAYRWEHAHWHGRPWEETVLYELHVGAMGGYAGVQQRLPALAALGVTAIELMPLNDFPGKHNWGYDGVLPYAPDSAYGRPEDLKALVDAAHGLGLMVFLDVVYNHFGPDGNYLHQYARSFFREGTHTPWGPAIDFERSEVSDFFTDNAAYWINEYRFDGLRFDAVHAIDNHAWLRELSDHIRAKVQHGRHVHLVLENEHNSANLLEAHFDAQWNDDAHNTLHVLLTGETEGYYHAYEDQPIRRLARVLSEGFAYQGDPSPIHDGKPRGEASGHLPPTSFVMFLQNHDQIGNRAFGERLRKLTSDDALRAATGLLLLSPQIPLLFMDEEYGSTQPFLFFTDYTGDLADAVREGRRREFARFSAFSDEKRRAQIPDPNDVQTFAASSPPTLSVQAASHASPSAQENDEARDRLDWLHFYQSALAVRAKLITPRLKHGKACGATVLSGADGHDANALIARWKLADGETLSIALNLSKASVAFADVPAGKVIFETPPRVREQVGAGTLPSNAFVAWVTGDVHEYATRHDARIASQQERHA